Genomic DNA from Cucumis melo cultivar AY chromosome 10, USDA_Cmelo_AY_1.0, whole genome shotgun sequence:
ctaaataatacatttgataaaatatttacactttataaagtataataaattttgtttttagtgattttgttatatgaaccgtaaatattttgtcaattctatcttcttcttttttttttaaaaaaaaaaaccctttttcCATACCAAGAAATAAAGATCGTCGATTTTAAATAATAGAGACCaatattaaatttgaaaattaaattgttgtttttttaaacattcaaaagaaaattgagtttaaaataataaaatgaaatagaataaaaatggaagatattacactatatatatatatatatatatatatatatatatatatatatatatatatatgtatgtatgtatgtatgtatgtatgtgtgtgtgtgtgtttttatttatttattacccTCTTTTTTAAAGGGTTGATGTGAAATGTTGAATGAAAATGATGACAAGTAATTGTAGGTATTCTAATAGGATATGTAGAAGATGCCAAATATCAAATGTAAACAATGAATTTTGGTTTGACTCAATCTCCcatcttaaaataataattgaaattcCATTTATCTAACTTCATTATCTTCCCATTTTTGGAACAAAACAActtataataatagatacccaAATAGATTAAattcatataaatcaagaaCTTGGTTTGACGGTTGAGAGTTTAGGGCCATTTTTGTacattcaatcaactttgacTATGTTCTTAGGAAATTTcatttcaatgtttattttttacaattttctttATTCGTTGGCATTTTcaattattaaaaaatgaactaaaatatttacgaattataaaaatattttagatcaatattcataaacataaatagatttttattaacgttttgtaaatattttcgatGATCTTATCATTTAcggtaatattttttttttatctctctaaactttttttttgttttgttgtttattgttattatctTTAAATAATAGGTATCATATATcatgaattttagaaaaattaaataaaagggAAAATGCATAAAATATTGAATagtaataaaatatatataataaagacAATTGAAAAACTAACCAAATAAACTGATGTGAAACTGACAGACGtaatttaaattgtaaattgaattaaattagaactaaaatagaaacaaaattaaaaataattattaattgaaTTGTGTTCAAATGGATAATTATCATCAAATGTATGTCCAAGAGAGGGGGGGACAGACAGATATTCAAAGTAAAATTAAGTTGGAAGGATAAAGGATCGAGTAGAATAATTATTTGTTGAAATATGTTCGAATCGACAAATATTATAGAATATGGAGCTAAGAGAATGATATccgaaaatttaaaataaaagtgaGTTAAAAGGATTGGAAGTCGATTAGGGGTGTTTCGTCGCGTGGTTAGAGTTTTCAACTAACAAAAAATGCGGCACTTTGACAACTTGATGTCAAAGAAGCCAAGTAAGCGTTCAGAGGTTAGTGCACACAAGCACTTTGGGATGAGTTTTGTAGTGGAAGAATTTAAAGGCAAGTGAACAAGGGTGAGTTTGAGAGAATGAGAGAGAGTTTTGGTTAACTAAATTCTCAAAGCATAAATCATAgtcttttttcaaaatatacccGTTTATATAACAAATGACAATGTTAAATAAACATCAGTACTTAAAGtgttcaaatatgatttaaacattttaaaaaccACTCACAGTCGTGATGAGATTTCCTTCTAGCTTAAACACTTGGTCAAACTTCTTGTCAACCTTGAACGCGTGATAACTCTGAAAAGACTTCTCAACACCTCATAAATTCTTCGATTCTTACGTAGCTTAGAGTTTTGATTAACTTTAAAACTTGCTCATAActctcttttttatatattcattTGGTGAGAATTTCCATGCAAGAATGATTAGTCTTGCCCGACAATAAGTTTCAACAACTCGCGTTCTGTCACGTAGTTCTCACCGTCTAAATTTTGATCGGTTGGGTCAGAATTGAATGCCACCCTACATACAGAGAACAATGTCaactatttctttattaaaGAATCTTAGGTTGCGTACTACCATAATGTATAAAGACTTTCTCGGTTCTTGATTGAAATGCTTCGACGTATCAAATCGCAAGAAACACTTGTAGTCGACAACTCTTTTATCGCATACAGTCTTACACACGAAAAAGATACATTATTATACGATGCATTTAATGGGAGAAAGATGGGCCCTGAAAGGGGCAGTTTGTGGAGACATTGGGCCCAAAGGAAGTATTGGGCCATGTGCGGGAGGACATACGGCCCAAAATAGAAATCAAAGCAATAACAAGTGGGAAATGACTAGTAGAGACATTGTTCAAATCTAAAGGGACAAAGTAAGACCCACTGCTCCACACAATATTGCTGTTCAACTTTGACTCTTACCCCTCTTCTTTCCTTTCCATCCAACTTCTCCCATCTTCGGTCCATCCACTTTGATCTAATATCTTCGACTATTTCTCCACGTCTTAGAGAAAAAAAGTTGATAAATCTTAGTCGGAGATAACAATCCGTGTCAGTCATACATTACAGTTAAAATATGCAGTTTTTTTTAAGTCAAGTCAGAAGTTCAAGTTTTCaggtttattatttatttatatgaaAAAAGACTTATTAGAAAACTAATTATAAAGATAGGTGTTTACTCACTTATTTTATAAGAAATCAATGCACAAgagaaatttattttaaataaatttacatataaTCTATTTTAAAGGATACTTTGAATCATCAAAATTCTCATAATCACGGTTTAGCATTCTTTAAATAATTCCAAAAAAGTGTCAAAGTTGTAAGAAAAACGTACTAAAGAAGAAATTAAGCATCGACATAATTAACGATAGATAATCAAACCAAAAAAATTATGTAGttaaaaaattgtaatattGTAGTTTTAGTGAGTTTGATTGACTTTCGTAGGAATTAGGAGTGgttataaaataattcaaataatttggaaatattttttaatcattcaaaatttattttaatagtatgaaaatatgttttaaaatgtaaaactaaatcttacataataataaaaagtgtgtttcaaaataattttaatcaACGATTCCAAGATAACTTTCCAAATAagttattttcaattttagttgattttgattaCTATATTTAAGTATTAAGTTTGACCATTTTAATCATTTCATTTTACAAGAATGAAGATGAACATTCTCAAAATGTATAGTCTACTCGTCAACTACAATGTACCTAAACGTCTAGGCCCAAAATTTGGAGGCCATTAGGACTACAGGCCACCTAAATATATTGGGTAGACAATTTGGATCCATTTACACAAAGTGCGTTGAGGCCCAAAATAAAGGCCCATTGTTTTTGTGAATGTCAATTGCTTGAGCATTTCCACAAGCTCTTCCTCTCCGCCATCGCCAGGTTGTTCATCATTCAGCAACTCAGCTTTCAATTCTCTTTCACTGAACAGTCGAACCGTTTTGGAGCTTCTACAAATTCTTCTCCAATGGATTCTTGGGAATGCTTCAGCATTTTCTCGCTTTAGCATTCCAATCTCTTGACATGTATTCTCTCTGATATGTATCACAGACTTGGCGCAAACCGCCTCGTCTTTCGAGCTAGTATCACCAAGTGCGTCAAGGTTGGTCTAATTGATGAAGCCATACGGATTTTCGATGAGATGACTCAATCCGATTGTCCTGTAACTAGCAGAGACTACAATCGCTTCATTGGTGTTTTGATTAGCCGCTCACGTTTCGATTTGGCGGAAAGCTATTACTCAAGAATGATACCACAGGGTTTTTCTCTTACCCCATTTACTTATTCCAGGTTCATTTCTGCTTTATGTGAAATTAAGAATTTCGGGCTTATTGGAAGGCTTTTGGAAGATATGAAAAAACTTGGATATCTTCCTGACATTTGggcatttaatatatatttgaatCTCTTATTCCGCGAGAACTTGTTAGAATTGGCTCTTGAATTTTATGATGAAATGGTCGCGAAAGGAAGGGAACCTGATGTTGTAACATACACTATAATAGTTGATAGATTGTGCAAAGCCAAACAATATGATAAAGCCGTCGAGTTTTGGCGTTGTATGGTTAACAAGGGGCTTAGTCCAGACATGAAAGCCTGTACAGCTCTCGTTGTTGGGCTCTGTGATGGTGGAAAGGTCGATTTAGCTTATGAGCTTACGGTTGGTGAGATGAAGGGTCAGATGAAGTTCAACAACTTGATTTTTAATTCTTTGATGAGTGGGTTCTGTAAATCTGGCCGGATCTCCAAGGCACTGGCTATCAAATCATTTATGAGTAAACATGGTTGTGAgccagatttggttacctataATATTTTGCTGAATTTTTTCTGCGATGGGCTGATGTTAGAGTTGGCAGGAAAGTCTATGAAAAAGATGGAGAGGATAGGGATGGAGCCTGATGTGTATAGTTACAATCAACTTCTTAAGGGGCTGTGCAAAGCTAATAGGCTGGATAAGGCATATAAATTGATGAATACAATGTGGGAAAAAGGGCTGTGTGATACTGTTTCATACAATACTGTGATAGGTGCATTATGCAAATCATTGGCAACTAGAAAAGCATACAGGATGTATGAGGAAATGGGCCAGAAAGATGTTGCTCCAGATGTGGGAACATTTGCTACTCTTATAAAAGCATTTCTTATAGAAGGCAGCCCCCATATAGCGAAAAGGCTTCTTCAAAAAATGACACAGACAGTTCTGATACCCGATCTCATATTTTATACAACAGTTGTAGATTACTTTTGTAAGACAGGGAAGATTGAAATGGCCCAAGGTGTCTTTCGTGATATGATAGAGATAGGAATCTCCCCTGACGTGGTTTCATATAATGCGCTTATAAATGGGCTTTGCAAGGCCTCCAAAGTTAGTGA
This window encodes:
- the LOC103488954 gene encoding pentatricopeptide repeat-containing protein At1g13040, mitochondrial, coding for MYHRLGANRLVFRASITKCVKVGLIDEAIRIFDEMTQSDCPVTSRDYNRFIGVLISRSRFDLAESYYSRMIPQGFSLTPFTYSRFISALCEIKNFGLIGRLLEDMKKLGYLPDIWAFNIYLNLLFRENLLELALEFYDEMVAKGREPDVVTYTIIVDRLCKAKQYDKAVEFWRCMVNKGLSPDMKACTALVVGLCDGGKVDLAYELTVGEMKGQMKFNNLIFNSLMSGFCKSGRISKALAIKSFMSKHGCEPDLVTYNILLNFFCDGLMLELAGKSMKKMERIGMEPDVYSYNQLLKGLCKANRLDKAYKLMNTMWEKGLCDTVSYNTVIGALCKSLATRKAYRMYEEMGQKDVAPDVGTFATLIKAFLIEGSPHIAKRLLQKMTQTVLIPDLIFYTTVVDYFCKTGKIEMAQGVFRDMIEIGISPDVVSYNALINGLCKASKVSEAMLLYEEMQIRGCYPDEVTFKLIIGGLLREKKLSLACQVWDQMMEKGYTLDKFVSETLINAIRSMDAG